Within the Paracoccus everestensis genome, the region GGGCCGGCAGGGCATTCGGCCGCAGGATCGTCATGACGAAGATATACAGCATATACAGCCCGGTCAGCACCAGGCCGGGGATCATCGCGCCCTTGTACATATCGCCAACCGACCGGCCCAGCTGGTCGGCCAGAACGATCAGCACCAGCGACGGCGGGATGATCTGCGCCAATGTTCCCGACGCGGCAATGGTCCCCGACGCGATCCGCCGGTCATAGCCGTATCGCAGCATGATCGGCAGCGAGATCAGGCCCATCGCGATCACGGACGCCGCCACCACGCCCGTGGTCGCAGCAAGCAGCGCGCCCACGATGATCACCGCATAGGCCAGGCCGCCCCGGATCGGGCCGAACAACTGGCCGATCGTGTCCAGCAAATCCTCGGCCATGCCGGATTTTTCCAGCACGATCCCCATGAAGGTGAAGAATGGCACCGCCAGCAATGTCTCGTTCGCGACAACGCCGCCGAAGAAGCGGTCGGGGATCGCCCCCAGCAGGGGCCAGCTGAGGTTGATCGAGCCGTTGGACAGGGGCGCCAGTTCAACACCGATGATGAAGAACAACAGCCCGTTGGCGCCAAGGGCGAAGGCCACCGGATAACCGACCAGCAAGAAGGCGATCAGCGAAACGAACATGATCGGCGCCATGTTCTGCGCAATAAGCTCCATCATTTGCGGGGTTCCTTGCGCACGTCATCGACCAGATCGGTCAGCGGATGGTCGGGATCTGCAAAGCCCGCCTGGGCGGCCAGGTCGGGGTCGATCTCCAACGGGGCATGGTGGCTGGTCGCCGGGAAGGGATCGGGGATCAGCCCGCGCATGACGGCGATCTTCTTGATGATCTCGGAAATGCCCTGAAAGAACAGCAGCACGAAGCCCGCGAACAGCATGGCCTTGGCAGGCCACAGCATCAGCCCGCCCGCGTTCATCGACATCTCTCCGCCACGGATGCTGCGCATGAGCCAGGGCCAGACGAAATACAGCGTCAGCAACACCACCGGCATCAGAAAGAAGATCGTGCCCAGAAGGTCGATCCAGTGCTGCACCCGGCGCGAAAAGGCGCCATACACGATGTCGATGCGGATATGTTCGTTTTCCAGCAACGTATAGGCGGCCGCCAGCAGGAACGCCGCGCCATACAGATACCACTGCAATTCCAGATAGGCGTTCGACGACACGCTGAACACCTTGCGCACGACGGCATTGATTGCGCTGACAAAGATCGCCAGCAGGATCAGCCAGGCCGCGCTACGTCCAATCACTGTGTTGACGCGGTCGATACCGCGCGACAGGGCCAAAAGGCCGTTCATCAAGATTACTCCCCCTTGAATACCAGCCTTATGGGCCGTTTGGCCGACTGTTCATTCATTCGCATATGCGCGAACCGCCAAAACCGGTCAAGAAGTTCAGTGATTGATGCGTAATGTGGGCAGCACGCATGGCGATCTTGCCACCGGATCTGCATCCGTCCGCATCTGACGCTACGTCGCGGCCGGGGTATTTGCCTGATGCAGTCCCGGCGCATTGGCCCAAGTTTCGTGCCGGATCACTGTCCCGTCTGGCGGTCGCTGCGCAAAGCAGGAGTGCAGCGTCCCGGCCCTCCGGGTTCTCCATGCCAAGTGGAGAAGAAGGTTGTTCCGATTGAACATTCCGCCGTTCCCTCACCCGGCAGGATATTCTCGCATGGAACGGGTTCGGCGTTTGTCCTGTGGCTCAGCCCACGACCTACCCTGCTCTCGGAACCTTTGCCGCCAGCGGGCCGACACCGGTCGTGCATCGGATGCCGATACGGCCCCTTCACAAGGATGGGAACCAGGAACCGTGCGTTCGATCTTTACCGCCGCGCTTGATGGGCTAGGCTTTGCGCCTGCGTGCATCACGATGCCGCCATTCAACGACAAGGGGAGCCGATGTCCAAGCTGTTCACGACCACCGCCCTTTTGGCCGCTCTGGCCCTGCCCGCCCAAGCCGTGCAACCCGCCGAGGGTGAGACTTTGGCCGACAGCCAGACCTATACCTATTGGCTGCTGGACGCGATCAAGACGCTGGACCCGGCCAAGAACACCGATGTCGAAGGCTCGGACGTGCTGCGCCAGTTGTTCGAGGGGCTGATGAACGACAACCAGACCGGCGCCATGATCCCCGGCGTGGCGGAAAGCCATACGGAAAGCGACGACGGCCTGACCCATACCTTCACCCTGCGCGACGCCAAGTGGTCGAACGGCGATCCGGTCACGGCGGGGGATTTTGTCTATGCCTGGCAGCGCGTGGTGAACCCCGAAACCGCGTCCGAATACGCCTGGTTCCTGGAACTGATGAACATCCAGAACGCCACCCAGATCATCGCGGGCGAGATGACGCCCGACCAGCTTGGCGTGCGCGCGGTGGATGACAAGACGCTGGAGGTCAAGCTGACCACGCGCACCCCCTATTTCCTCAAGACGCTGTCCCACGCCACCACCTTTCCGGTGCCGCAAAAGGTCGTCGAACAGCACGGCGATGCCTGGACCCAGCCCGGCAACCTGGTCGGCAACGGCGCCTTCATGCTGGACAGCCACAACCTGGGCGTGGACATCACGCTGGTGAAGAACCCGAATTATTGGGACGCCGAGAACGTGGTGATGGAAACCGTGCGCGGCGTGACCGTGAACGACAACAACATCGGCCTGACCCGGTATCTGGCAGGCGAACTGGACCGCGTGCAGATCCCCGCAGGCCAGTATCCCCGCCTGTCGCAGGAATATCCCGACCAGGCGATCTCGATCCCGTATTCCTGCTCCTATGCCTATGTCTTCAACGTGTCGGACAAGGGCCCCGAGGCGCTGAAGGACGTGCGCGTGCGTCAGGCCCTGTCGCTGGGCCTGAACCGCGACATCATCGTGGACCAGGTGCTGCAAGGCGGCCAGAAGCCTGCATACAGCTGGACGCATTGGGCGATCGAGGGATTCCAGTCGCCCGATGCGGAAATCGCCACCATGACCCAGGAACAGCGCATCGAGAAAGCCCGTGGCCTTCTGGCGGATGCGGGTTACGGTCCCGACAACCCGCTGGCCTTGTCGCTGCAATACAACACGGACGAGAACCACAAGAAGCTGGCCATCGCGGCCCAGCAGTTCTGGAAGCCCCTGGGCGTGAACATCACGCTGAACAATGTCGAATGGAAGGTGCATACCGACCGGATGCAAAGCCAGGACTTCGACATGGCCCGCTATGCCTGGTGCGCCGACTATAACGAGGCGACGACCTTCCTGGATTGGTTCCGCACCGACGGCTACAACTCGGGCAAGTGGTCGAACGCGGAATACGACAAGCTGATGGCGGATTCCAAGACGGCCGAGGATACCGCGCCTTTGTACAAGCGGGCCGAGGAGATCCTGGCCGAAGAGGTGCCCGCGGCCTTTGTTTACCACTATTCCAAGGTCGATATGATCAATCCGGTGGTCAAGGGCCTTCCCTTGGAAAACGTGACCAACGCCTGGTATGCCAAGGATCTGTATCGGATCGCCGAATAAGGCCTGACCGATGTTCGCCTATATCCTGCGGCGGCTGGCAATGGCGGTTCCCACGCTGCTGTTGCTGATTGTCCTGTCGTTCCTGCTGATGCACCTTGCGCCCGGCGGGCCGTTCACCCAGGAACGCGCCCTGCCGCCGCAGGTCCTGGCGAACCTGAATGCCAAATACGGGTTGGACGACCCGCTGTGGCGCCAGATCTGGAACTATGTCTGGGGCATCGTCGTCCATTTCGACTTCGGTCCCAGCTTCGTCTATCCCGACCGGACGGTGAACCAGTTGATCGCGGACGGCTTTCCGGTGACGCTGACCTATGGTTCGCTGGCCTTTCTGGCCGCAGTCCTTGTGGGGGTCACGCTTGGCACGGCGGCTGCGAT harbors:
- a CDS encoding peptide ABC transporter substrate-binding protein: MSKLFTTTALLAALALPAQAVQPAEGETLADSQTYTYWLLDAIKTLDPAKNTDVEGSDVLRQLFEGLMNDNQTGAMIPGVAESHTESDDGLTHTFTLRDAKWSNGDPVTAGDFVYAWQRVVNPETASEYAWFLELMNIQNATQIIAGEMTPDQLGVRAVDDKTLEVKLTTRTPYFLKTLSHATTFPVPQKVVEQHGDAWTQPGNLVGNGAFMLDSHNLGVDITLVKNPNYWDAENVVMETVRGVTVNDNNIGLTRYLAGELDRVQIPAGQYPRLSQEYPDQAISIPYSCSYAYVFNVSDKGPEALKDVRVRQALSLGLNRDIIVDQVLQGGQKPAYSWTHWAIEGFQSPDAEIATMTQEQRIEKARGLLADAGYGPDNPLALSLQYNTDENHKKLAIAAQQFWKPLGVNITLNNVEWKVHTDRMQSQDFDMARYAWCADYNEATTFLDWFRTDGYNSGKWSNAEYDKLMADSKTAEDTAPLYKRAEEILAEEVPAAFVYHYSKVDMINPVVKGLPLENVTNAWYAKDLYRIAE
- a CDS encoding TRAP transporter small permease subunit, giving the protein MNGLLALSRGIDRVNTVIGRSAAWLILLAIFVSAINAVVRKVFSVSSNAYLELQWYLYGAAFLLAAAYTLLENEHIRIDIVYGAFSRRVQHWIDLLGTIFFLMPVVLLTLYFVWPWLMRSIRGGEMSMNAGGLMLWPAKAMLFAGFVLLFFQGISEIIKKIAVMRGLIPDPFPATSHHAPLEIDPDLAAQAGFADPDHPLTDLVDDVRKEPRK